A window of the Pseudomonas gozinkensis genome harbors these coding sequences:
- a CDS encoding acyl-CoA dehydrogenase family protein: MTWSTLLECRERLPAVADLAEGFATLLHQLGSVTPFELAVAGGRRMATPGLAFLVGYQAALRMLWPSAPPSLGALCATEQRSLRPADMQTRLTDLRLTGQKDFVTAGDAADWLLIAARSEQPGESPRLSLAVVYPGETGVRVEKLPALPLMPDISHGRLHLDDALCELLAGDGWDAYVKPFRTLEDVYVLSAMTAWLYGVSQDSGWPQPLQLRLLALLAGCAEVSRQPPNNPAGHVLLGGLFAQFDGLKAEVDQALRDSNPEWAAMWQRDQSVMQLAAGARAKRLAKALAVN; encoded by the coding sequence ATGACCTGGTCGACCCTGCTTGAATGCCGCGAACGCCTGCCCGCTGTTGCCGATCTGGCGGAGGGCTTCGCCACGTTGCTGCATCAACTGGGCAGCGTGACGCCGTTCGAACTGGCGGTGGCGGGAGGGCGGCGGATGGCGACGCCGGGGCTGGCGTTTCTGGTGGGTTATCAGGCGGCGCTGCGCATGCTCTGGCCGAGCGCGCCGCCGAGCCTCGGCGCGTTGTGTGCGACCGAGCAGCGCAGCCTGCGCCCGGCGGACATGCAGACCCGGCTCACGGATCTGCGCCTCACCGGACAAAAGGATTTCGTCACCGCCGGCGATGCGGCGGACTGGCTGCTGATCGCCGCGCGCAGTGAACAACCCGGCGAATCACCGCGCCTGAGTCTGGCGGTGGTGTATCCCGGCGAGACCGGCGTGCGGGTGGAAAAACTCCCGGCGCTGCCGTTGATGCCGGACATCAGCCATGGCCGGCTGCATCTCGACGATGCGTTGTGTGAATTGCTCGCCGGGGACGGTTGGGATGCTTACGTCAAACCGTTCCGCACCCTTGAAGATGTCTATGTGCTCAGCGCAATGACGGCGTGGCTGTACGGCGTCAGTCAGGACAGCGGCTGGCCGCAGCCGCTGCAATTGCGCTTGCTGGCGCTGTTGGCCGGTTGCGCGGAAGTCAGTCGCCAGCCGCCGAACAATCCGGCCGGGCATGTGTTGCTCGGCGGATTGTTTGCGCAGTTCGACGGGCTTAAAGCCGAAGTTGATCAGGCGCTGCGCGACAGCAATCCTGAGTGGGCGGCGATGTGGCAGCGCGATCAATCGGTCATGCAACTGGCCGCAGGTGCGCGGGCCAAGCGTCTGGCCAAGGCCTTAGCGGTGAATTGA
- a CDS encoding serine hydrolase domain-containing protein: protein MFKGLSLFLLLISFTVQAEQWPGEQWPTGPKITAPAVEALETYAFPTRDDSTRKGIRTDALLVIRDGQVIYERYAAATTADTPHLTWSISKSLMATVFGVAYGEGLFKLDDPAAQYYPALEKHPAITIKDLLHWASGIDWQEDYEYAPLKSSVVAMLYTRGHRDMAAFTADHDSYAPAGQAFRYSSGDSNLLSAALKTIVGPQRYPDYPWTALFDPLGIRHATWETDATGTFVASSYAYMTARDLARIGLLMERDGRWNDRQLLPKDWVAFNRQPFAGYKANQDEAVPGAQWWLNRPADGAPSPWPDAPPDTFAALGHWGQALYVIPSEKLVIVRYADDRDGSYRHNELLKRVLGALRP, encoded by the coding sequence ATGTTCAAAGGCCTGTCCCTGTTTCTGCTGCTGATCAGCTTCACGGTTCAGGCCGAACAATGGCCGGGCGAGCAATGGCCGACCGGCCCGAAAATTACCGCTCCCGCCGTCGAAGCTTTGGAGACCTACGCCTTCCCGACCCGCGATGACAGCACCCGCAAAGGCATTCGCACCGACGCCTTGCTGGTGATCCGCGACGGCCAGGTCATCTACGAACGCTACGCCGCCGCGACCACCGCCGACACTCCGCACCTGACCTGGTCGATCAGCAAAAGCCTGATGGCCACGGTGTTCGGCGTGGCGTACGGCGAAGGCTTGTTCAAGCTCGATGACCCGGCCGCGCAATATTACCCGGCGCTGGAAAAACACCCGGCCATCACGATCAAGGATCTGCTGCACTGGGCGTCGGGCATCGACTGGCAGGAAGACTACGAATACGCCCCGTTGAAATCCTCGGTGGTGGCGATGCTCTACACCCGTGGTCACCGCGACATGGCCGCCTTCACCGCCGACCACGACAGTTACGCGCCAGCAGGCCAGGCGTTCCGCTACTCCAGCGGCGACAGCAATCTGTTGTCCGCGGCACTGAAAACCATCGTCGGCCCGCAACGTTATCCGGACTATCCGTGGACAGCGCTTTTCGATCCCCTGGGCATCCGCCATGCCACGTGGGAAACCGACGCCACGGGCACCTTCGTCGCCTCCTCCTACGCTTATATGACCGCCCGGGACCTGGCGCGAATCGGTCTGTTGATGGAACGGGACGGACGCTGGAACGACCGGCAGTTGCTGCCCAAAGATTGGGTCGCCTTCAATCGCCAACCCTTCGCCGGCTACAAGGCTAATCAGGACGAAGCCGTGCCCGGTGCCCAGTGGTGGCTCAATCGCCCGGCAGATGGCGCGCCTTCGCCGTGGCCCGACGCACCGCCCGACACCTTCGCCGCCCTCGGCCACTGGGGCCAGGCGCTGTACGTAATCCCGAGCGAAAAACTGGTGATCGTCCGCTACGCCGATGACCGCGACGGCAGCTATCGCCACAACGAATTGCTCAAGCGCGTGCTGGGGGCGTTGCGGCCATGA